AATGTTGTTAAAGCCATCCGTGAACTCGTTGTTAAAGCAGCGATCAGTTCCGGGGTTGCCCGTAGATTTCCACGGGAATAAGCTTAACTCTCCTAATGATCGGATGCGTAGAAAGCATCCGGTCTTTTTATGTGAATTTGGTCTATGGACTACAATCGAGAGGAGTTAATACAATTGGAAATCAGAACACCCACATCAGCTGAACTCGAACTAATTCTGACTCTGTCGCCGCAAGCTTTATTTGAAGGAACGCTAGGTGGTGTAATGCCGACGAGTGAGAAAATCAAAGGGCTTATTGAACCTCTCTTGGCAAAAGGCTGTCGCTATTTCATCGCTGTTGAAGGTGGTGACTTAGCTGGATGGATTCTTTTTGGTAAGAGCAAAGATCAATTTACAGATACGCCAATCGGCTTTATCTATGAGCTATTCGTTTTGGAGCAATTCAGGGGAAAAGGGTATTCAAAACAATTGTTATCCAAGGCACTAGATCACTTGAAAAGTGAAAATTTACTTGAAGTACGTCTTAGCGCTTTTTCAGGTAATCATGCCATTAAACTATATGAAAAAGCAGGTTTTCATGTAAGAACGGTGAACATGAGCTTGAATTTATAAAGCGCGGGTTCAAAAATCCACTATGTATTAGCTCCGTATTCATTTATAATAAATTGGAAAACTTTAGGAAGCAGGTGAATCCGTTGGTATAGTCTATCGCATCCGTCCTTCTATTCTTTGAAAACTAAATATAGCGGAGGTTCCGATAAGATGAGTCATTTCCAACGTATTATTGAACGTTTAGATACTATTTTGACAGAGTTCGTTCAGGATGAGCCTGTTTCGGGATTAGCAGTCGGCATCGTAAGAAACCAGGAGATATTCTATGTCAAAGGATTCGGAACGTCTGACATTCGAACGGGCAGTCCTGTTGTAGAAGGAACAATGTTCCATATGGCTTCCGTCTCCAAAACATGTGTGGCAACGGGGATTATGCAGCTTGTCCAGCAGGAAAAGATTGAACTGGACTCCCCTGTAGTTCAGTATTTGCCATACTTCAAGCTGAATGACCATAACTATGCTGATATAACAGTCCGCCAACTTCTTAATCACACTTCGGGTATGCCGGACGAGGATGATTTTGAATGGGATCGGCCTGAATTCGATGAACATAGCTTGGAGAGATATGTAAGACGCATAGAGAATCACCGTTTGCTGTCTACACCAGGCGAAAAATTTGCATACAGCAATATCGGTTACGAAATATTGGGCGACGTTATCGCCAAAGTGTCCGGTCTATCCTTCGAGGAATATATGAAGTCCCTCCTTCTGGAACCTGCGCAGATGCACGGAAGCTCTTTTTTTAAAAGCGACATCCCATCCGACCAGTTGGCATCACCCCATGTTCACGGATTTAAGGATGGCTATGGACCGGAATCAAGTGACATCTTTCCTTATCACCGAGCTCATGGACCGAGTTCAACGCTATACAGCAGCGCGGAGGAAATGTGCCGATATATGATCTTCCAACTGAACCGGGGAATGACGCCCGAGGGACAACAGATTTTACAGCCTGAAGGGTATGGACCATTATGGGAAGAATATGCCGAGACGCATTACGGCAGCTGGATGAACGGCATCGGTCTCTCCTGGTTTCTGGGGTCTTATAAAGATTGCCGCATCATGTCGCATAGTGGTATGGATACGGGCTTCCGCAGCAATCTTATGCTCATGCCCGATCAAGGCTTAGGCCTAGTGCTCATGACGAACTGTGATTATATTGGACTTAAAGTCGTCTCAACATCCATCATCGACCTTCTTCTCGGTGAAGATATAAGGTATGTTAAAAAATCACTGGCCCACTATCTGTCTAAAATCACGATCACTTCTGGTGTCGAGGCGGCTTGGCGGGAGTACAGTTCCATGTCTTCGCACGATCTGGAGCGCTATCTTATTCTTGAAGGTGAATTCAATTTCATCGCTTATACCATGATGGAAAAAGGCTTTCTCACCGAGGGAATTAAAGTCCTTGAATTATCTGTACAACTTTTTCCGGAGTCATCCAACCTTTATGACAGTCTTGGAGAAATGTATTTGTCAGCAGGAGAACCGGCTATGGCTCTTCGGCATTACGAAAAATCGGTTGAGCTTGACCCCACTCACCGTGAAGGTAAGATCATGATTGAAAAACTGCGAGCTTCTATGTAAGAAAAGATTCCGGCCCCTTCCATCATCAATTTCTGATCCACATGAGGAGTATGTATCATGAAGAAAAACACACTCGTTCGAAAATTCAACAAGCAGGCATCCATGTATGAACGAAACAGCAGACAGCGTACGCTCGGAATGTGGAGAAGCCGACTGCTCCAAGATATACATGGAAAGGTACTGGAAGTTGCCGTCGGGGCTGGAGCTAATTTCCCTTATTACAATCGGGATACAGTTGATCTGACCGCGGTCGATTTCAGTCCGGAAATGCTGAATAGCGCACGGCGGATGGCCTCAGAACTGCAACTTAAGGTGTCATTTCAGGAACAGGACATCGAGACACTCGAGCTGCCGGAAAGGTCCTTCGATTGTGTGGTTTCCACCTTGTCCCTGTGCAGTTACGATGATCCGTTAGCTGTGCTGAACAAAATGAACCGTTGGTGCCGGCCCGGAGGACACATATATTTGCTGGAACATGGGATCAGCTCCAACCGGTTGCTCGGTTTTACCCAACACCTGGTCAATCCCGTTGCCAGGCGTATATCGGGTTGTCACTTTAATCGGGATATGCTTCAGATCGTTCACGACTCCGAAGTTGAGATTGTGAACACCGAACGATACTGGGGCGGAATGGTTCACCTCATTTGGGCGGTATCCACCTAAGCAACGCATACTACGAAAACAACATAAACACAAAAAGGGCATTCCACAATTGAGGGAATGCCCCTTTTTGTCATTACATTCCGGATGGAGGTTGTGGCCCGCCCGGATTCATAAAACTTCCATAGCTATCCGTGTTGGTCTGCCCGGCCATGAATGGCCCCCGATTTTCCATGGCACCACTTTGCGTGTGAAGTCCGGACATGACGGAGTCCGACGCAGGCTGATAGGTGTTCAGATACGTCTGCGCTGTTCCTTGTTCAAAGGTAGGCACCGGATACTGGCCCTGCTCATTCATGAACACAAATACTTCGTAAGCCTGGTTAATGCAGCTAGCAGAGCTGTTCGTAAGCGCCCGACGCAGGTTGATGTCCGTGCATTCCAGCGCGGCGGTCGTGCAGTTTTTTGCACTGTTTTTATGCGCAATAAGCATGGCTGAGGCGATTTCGTTATCAGACATTACGGCATCGGGATGAGGCGTAACCGTTTGAAGGTTATTGATCCCATATTGCACGTTCTGTTGGATTCCTTGTACGCCAGCTGAAGGCATGAGTGGGTTCATACGGGTGTTTCCAGTCATGCCGGCGCCACGTGTAAGTGCAACAACTTCATTATAGGAACGGATACCTTCTTGTTGATGACGCTGGATCATACTTTGCAGCTGCGGATTTTTAGCTTGGGACGCATAAAAGCCCAAATGATTCATCATGTTCATTTTTTCTGCCAGAACTTCATGGGTATCCATGACTTCATGAGCTCCAAATTTCATAGGAAATCACTCCTTTGGTATAGGTTGCAACCAAGGATAATTTTTCCGATTTATTTGATAATTATTCACCTGATGAATGTTTCTACCTTATAAAACACCGTGGCGAGGGTGCCTCAACACTAGTTATTCCAATTCCACACTTCAACCCGTCCAAGCCCAAATCTCCGAAACTCCGGTACCTGCTTCAGCTTCTCCAGTTCTCTTGCGGGTCCGGTAACCGTAGCGCCATAAACTTGAATGCCGTTACGTTTCAGATAGGAAAGTCGCTGTTTATCCTCATTGACACCATAATAATTTACATGGCTTGTAAGCCACTCTAAGTCCTTCATCAATTGTTCTTCAGCAGGACCGATATCCTGTTTCGTCAGACTGAAAGATTCTCCTCCTCCCGTTCCGTCTTCACGAAAAGTAACCAGAGGCCGAAGCGTTAAATGAGGAGGGTAAATCGCGTCATTGGTCGAGCTATAATTGGACACTTTTACATCCTTCATTTCTCCGGAATAGACCGCCATTCCCGTAACCCAAAGATCATATTCAGACAAAACTTCCATAAACTGCTTCGGTGTCATTCCCTTTCCAAGTGAAAACCACATCTCAGCTACAAAGCCGTCCTCGATATGACCCAGTCGTTCCATCTCCGGTTCTTTTTCACCAATTCGTATGGTTTCACTCCCCCCATAAATCAAGGTCATTGGAAATCCAAAGAAAGGGCGTGTGTTCTCTCTTAAATATTTTTCATCTTCTTTAATCGAATACCTAAGCTCGCCAAACAAGCTTTTCTCCGCATGCAATTCACCTATTATGACACTCCACTCTCCAACCTGCCGGTAGACCTTGGTTGTCACGGTTTGTTTTAACAATGGACTTAATGAAACCATTCTGAAATCTTTGTCCAGTTTCATCCCGCTCCCCTGTATCTCAGCCAAGGTAGCGACTGCACGTGTAAACTGAGCGTTTTTCCCCGACTTTTCGAAATAGAAATAAGCTCCCCACATATAAACCATAAATATAAACGCCACCATGATTACCACAGCAGTTGTACGTAAAGCTAGCCTAATTCTATTGCCCCATTTCATCCGCCTCTTCTTCCGCTCCAATAAATCTGGAGAGAATTTCTCGGTTCCGGAAATTCCCACCATCTCATCACTCATGAACGATCATCCTCTCCGACTCTTATCTGTATAACACTCCCTCTCCTTGTAAAGTTATATAGCGCAGCACAAAAAACGCTGCACCTACGGCCAAAGTCAACCGCAAATACAGCGTCTCTATCCTAATTGATTAATTCGTTTCAACCGGGCTGTCATCCCAGCATTCCACATTTTTCAGTCCCGGAATACTGTCCTTCGTAAACACCGGGTCTTTTCCGGCTTTCTTCTGCGCTGTATAATCCTTGAGTGCAGCGAAGGCAATCTTGGACAACAGCATAATGGCAATCAGGTTAACGATAGCCATGAGGCCCATAAACAGATCTGCCATATCCCACACCAGCTTCACACTCGTAACGGAGCCAAACACAACCATAGCAAGAACAGCAACCCGGTAAACCCAAATCCAAATCCGTTTGGAGTTCAAAAACTCGATATTGGTCTCACCGTAATAATAGTTGCCTAGCAGTGTGCTGAAGGCAAAGAGGAATATCATAATAGCGAGAAAATCAGAAGCCCAAGAGCCCATTTGCATCCCTAGCGCCGCTTGAGTAAGCTCGATCCCATCTAGCCCTGTCTGTTTATAGGCTCCAGTGAACAGAATCATAAATGCCGTGCTTGTACAGATGACCAATGTATCAATGAGAACACCTAGAGATTGAATGAGACCCTGCTTCGCCGGATGGCTTGTCGATGCCGTGGCTGCAGCATTCGGCGCACTACCCATACCCGCTTCGTTCGAAAACAGACCACGTTTAATGCCGTTCATAAGGGCAGCACCGAACGCACCTCCGACCGCCTGCTCAAAGCCGAATGCACTTTTTACAATAACGGAGATCACTTCCGGAAGGCTTGTAATGTTAGCCAGCACTATAAACAACGCAGCACCTACGTAAATTGCAGCCAACACGACTACGATCCACTCGGACCATTTTGCTATCCGCTTTACACCGCCAAATATAATGACACCAAATACTAAGGCCATCACAATACCCAGTGTCAGACGATTTGTCCCGAACGAATTCTGAAATGCGATCGAAATAGTATTGGATTGAACCGCGTTAAACACAAGGCCGAAAGACAGCGTGATAAGAATCGCAAACAAAGTGCCCATCCAGCGTTTATTCAGACCAAACTCCATGTAATAAGCTGGACCTCCGCGGAAACCGCCAGTCTTGCTGTCTTTAACTTTGTAAATTTGGGCTAACGTACTTTCAATAAAGCTGGACGCTGATCCGATAATCGCAATAATCCACATCCAGAACACGGCGCCCGGACCACCAAGCGATATAGCCAGTGCGACGCCTGTAATGTTACCGGTACCGACACGCGCAGCCATACTGATAGCAAACGCCTGAAACGGTGAAATACTGCCCGGTTCGCTGCTTTTGGACTCCCGAATGACACGCAGCATTTCTTTGAATAATCGGAACTGCATAAATCTGCTTCTAAATGTAAAATAAAGTCCTCCGCCAATAAGCAAAACAATTAACAGCTTGGACCAAAGGAAATCGTTAACTATATTAATAAAATTTTGTACTACCTGCTCCATAGAATGTTCCTCTCTGTGTAGAATCTAGATGCTAATAGACCTTCTCAACTTACTATTATAACTTGTTTCCCGACCTCAAAAAACGCGGAAAAATATGGAATCCAAAAAAACCGCTCTAAAACAAATAAGGCCACCCGTTAATCCACTTAACGAGACGGCAGCTGGTTGGCGAGATAAACGAAATAATATGGCAAAAGCCCATCCGGATTAACGGACGGGCTTGATAGGTCATCTAGTGCCGTATGAAAAATCTTTCTGCATTTACAACTCGTCTTCCTGTACAAAATTCAGCACTGCATCGTCTACAGCTGCAGTCTTGCCAAGATCAGGGCGATCCGTCAGTTCGATCTCGCAAGATTCCGGACAGGCGTGCAGTTCTAAAAGAACCAGTTCATTTTGCCCCTTGCGAAGCAATGGACCTGGAATATACAACGCTCGCTGCGGACCCGCGTGCCAATAGCGGCCGAGATTGAAGCCATTAATCCAGGCGACTCCTTTACTCCAGCCGTCAAACCGGAGAAACGTATCGCCGATCTCCTCCACCTCGAAGCAGCCGCGGTAAAATCCCGGCATCCCGGAATGTTCGGAATTTTCCGGTATCTCTCCGCTCTGCTTGCTGTACACAAGCGAAGCCAGCTCTAAAGGCCCTAGAGGCAGCGTACGGATACTCCAGTCATACTGGAACTGATTGTCGATCCGAACCCCCTCTGTGATCCCTTTCGGGTCACGAATGAGTGGTCCGTAATTAATCCGTCCCATATTTTCAACGAGGATGTCAAGCCGTGCCCCTCCTGCCGGGACAGAAATATTCAATGGCTGCGGGTTCCAACGCTCAACAACCCCAATCGCCCTTCCATCCAGGAACACTTGCGCCCGGTCCCGAACCTCCTGAATGTACAGCTTCTGACCGGATCGCGGCCCCTGAATATAAGTACTGTACATAATAAAACCAAAGGACTGCCCGAATTTCTCCATCGGCTCTATGTTTACACTTTTCACCGGTTTGGATAACGTATCCAGATTGAAGTCAGCGAACAGTTCCGCCTTTTCCGTCAAGGCAACTTTTCCGTAACTTATTTTCGGGATCGGCTCGGGAAACGGACAATCAGGAGTAAATCCATGCTTTGCGAGCACCTTTTGGACAGCATCTATTTTCTCCGTTTTATCTCCCCATTCTGTCAACGGAGCGTCATAGTCATAACTTGTCGTCGTCGGCTCATATTTGGCAATATGATTTGCCCCGCTATAAAAGCCAAAGTTTGTTCCACCATGGAACATGTACATATTGATGGAAGCGCCCTGTTCCAGCATTTCATCCAGAACGCCGGCTACATCCGCCGCATCCCGCACATGATGGTCTTCCATCCAGTGATCGAACCAGCCGTTCCAGAATTCCATCACCATAAGCGGCTCTTCCTTACGGTATTCCCGATATTTGGCCAAAGATTCTTCTACCCGCGAACCGAAGTTGACTGTGGCATGCACATCGCCCAGTGTTCCTCCCAGCAGCATCTCATCGGTAGGGCCGTCGGAAGTAAAGAGCAGTACATCAATTCCACGACTCAGCAATCCGTCCCGTAAATAGCCCAAATACGCATGGTCATTGCCATAGCTGCCGTATTCATTTTCCACCTGGACAGCCAGAATCGGCCCGCCGTGAGTGGATTGGAGCGGAACAAGCCGAGGAATCAGCTCGTTATAATAGCGGTCCACCTTACTTAAATAGAAGGGATCGTAACAGCGAAGTTTGAGTTCCCCGTAAGCCAGCAGCCAGCCCGGCAAGCCACCGAACTCCCATTCCGCACAAATGAACGGACTTGGTCTGACAATGACGTGAAGGCCGAGTTCTCCGGCAAGCTCAATAAACGAAACTACATCGGCCATACCGGTAAAATCATACTCTCCCTCCTTGGGTTCATGCACGTTCCAGGCAATGTAGGTTTCAACTGTATTGAATCCGCAGGCCTTCAGCTTCAACAGCCGGTCCTTCCAATATTGCGGCACCACCCTGAAATAATGGATCGCTCCTGAGATAATCCGGTAAGGCTCCCCGTCCAGTAAATATTGTCCGTTGCTCCAAGTAAGTATGCTCATTATAGATGACCTCCGCTTAATAATGTATAGAATCTATTACTGGCGATTTTTCGTGATCATCGGAGTTGGACAGCTTCCATTACTCCAAGGATACCCAGATCGTTTCTCCCTGGCGTAAAGAAAACGTATACAGATAGCGTGCTTTCGTCACTGGAACGGAATGCCGATCCGAATCAGAGATCAAAAGAGGCTCCATGCTATATAACGTGCATTCTCCTGTATTAGCGGCGCAAATCTCTGCCAGCTCTAACATGCCGTCTCTCCAATCAATATTAATGGTAAATCCTCCCCTGGCCCGAAGCCCCCTGACTGAACCAGAGGGCCACGAAGAAGGTAGGGCTGGCAGCAAACGTATTTCTCCGCCATGGGATTGAATCAGCATCTCCTGTATCGCAGCCGCTCCTCCGAAATTAGCGTCAATCTGGAAAGGTGGATGATCACCGAATAAATTCGGATGGACTGCTTTTATCAGTAGCTCGCGAAGACTGTCATAAGCTTTGTCTCCATTGCCGAGCCTCGCCCAGAAGTTAGAAATCCATGCTTGGCTCCAGCCGGTATGTCCACCGCCGTTTTTCAAACGCCGCTCCAATGTTCTTTGGGCGGCCTCCGCAAGTTCAGGCATCCTGTGGGGAATGATTTGCTCCCCGGGGTGAAGTGCAAACAAATGAGAGATATGGCGGTGCCCCGGTTCTGCCTCTTCATAGTCGACGGACCATTCCATGATCTGGCCATGCCGGCCAACCCGAGGAGGGGAAAGCTTGGACCTTACGCTTCTCCACTCCTTGGTGAGCATGCTATCCACTTCAAGGTATTCGGCTGCTTCGATGCAAGCAGTGAAAAGGGCGTACACAATCTGCGAATCCATGGAGGGACCGGAACATAAGACCCCTGTCTGTCCTGTATCCGTTACGTAGCTGTTTTCTGGAGAAAGCGATGGTGAAGTGACAAGAAATCCGCTCTTATCATAGGTCAGAAAATCAAGGAAGAATAGCGAGGCTTCCTTCAGCACCGGATAGGCCCGATCACGTAAAAAGTCCTCTGAGCGGTTATATCGGTAATGCTCCCATAGATGCAGCGCCAGCCAAGCCCCGCCTGTAGGCCAAAAAATCGCAGGCGTCCAGGCTCCAAACAATCCACTCTCCGCCCATAGGTTGGATGAAGAATGGGCCGTAAATCCTCTTGCACTATACAAAGCTGCAGCAGTGTGCCGCCCGTTTGCAGCCAGCCGGTCAATGAAATCGAACAACGGTTCATGACATTCAGGCAAATTGCCCGTCTCCGCAATCCAGTAGTTCATCTGCAGGTTAATATTCAGATGGTAGTCGCTCTCCCAAGGTGGTGTAAAGCTTTCATTCCAAATACCCTGAAGATTGGCCGGCAGGCTGCCGGGTCTTGAGCTTGCCATCAGCAAATAGCGCCCGAATTGGTAGAACAACGCTTCCAATAATGGGTCCGCACCACCTTGTCGATAAAGCTGAAGACGCTCCGTGGTAGACTTATCCCTGTTCGTTTCGCTCACGGTTTCCTGAGGTGAAAGATCCAGCGAGACCCGGTCAAATAAGGCTCTGTGATCACTGATATGCGCTTCTCTCAATTGTTCATATGAAAGGGAAGCAGCGGACTCGGCCTGCCTGATAGCTTCCATCCGAGGATCATTGCAACGGAATGAGGTTTGAGCCGCGAGAATCAAAGTAACGGTATCCGCCCCACGAATATCCATATAATTTCCAACCGTCCGGCACTCGCCCCCCGTGATACGAGAGGTCAGAACCGTCGCATATCTAATGCCATCCGCTCCACAGCTTCCTTCCATCATCAGCAAACGATCATGGTCATGCTTTATCTCTCCTTCAAACGGCCGCCTGCTTAAGCGCGCAGTTAAGGAGATCGCTCCGGGTTCTGATGCCGTTAACCGGACCACAAGCACATGATTTATGGCGCTGGAGAATATTTCTCGGTTATACTGAACTTCCCCAATTTTATACGTTACCGATGCAACACCATTCCTCAGGTTTAATTCCCGCCGATAATCCGAACTGTCCCGCAGTCGATAATCGAACTGAAGCCTCAAGTCACCTAGCGGTTGATATGGCCCAAAATACTGCGGTATATTCGTGAGATGCAGAAGCGCCATTCTCTCCGCTTCCTGGGGTTCACCTTCACGAAGCAGCTTTCTGAGTTCCTCCACCGTTCCAGGAGCTGCCGGATTATCGCACCCTCTCGGTCCGCCGTACCAGACCGAATCTTCATTTAGCCCGATTCGTTCGGCTGATACATCTCCAAAAACCATCGCGCCTAGTCTTCCATTACCAAGCGGAAAGGCTTCCGTCCAGACACGGGCAGGTTGTTTTTCTATCAGCTTGCAAGTTTCGTTTGTCATCGTCCTACTCCTAAAAATCAATCATTTTTTCGCTGTTCAAATCGTTCGGTTCTACAAAATTCGTCCATTAGATAGAATAAAAAGAGCTGTCTCTCGTGGCCGGTACGATCCATAGAGACAGCTCTTCATAAGCAGACGATTGTGTTTCTCCTCGTTCCCCGACACTTTAAGAGGTTGTTCAAAAAGTCCGCTTTTGATCACGAAGTGAATCAGGAAGTGGGCTCGGCATCGAATCTTGAATTCAGCCGGTCCTTCCGGTGCTCACGTACCCAAAACGTACGCTCCGCTCCTCAGTCCCTAGCTTCATCCAACCTTCTCGGTGCTGATAACCGACCTTTTTGAACACGCACTTTAAGATAAATCTCAAAGCCCGTTGCGTAACCAGGATAGAGTGACTATCCTGCCTATTTGATTACACCTTTTTTATTGATGACTTTTGTTGCCTCATCAACCATCCATTTCTGTACATCATCGATCGATTCATTATTCAGCATATATCTGCTGAAGCCGTCCTCGATCACTTTGGTCAATTCCGATGAGGCCGTGGTCATGACCTGTGCAGCATCAAGATATTGGATTGCATCGTCAAACAGTGTGTATTTAAGAGAATCCATATCATACATATCTTCATTTCCAGCAACCAGCTTTGTTAACAGAGCTTCGTTATTGGCTTTTTTATAACCCGAGAATTCTGGTCTATTGTCCGAATCTGCTGTTGTCATAAATCTCATAAGCTTGAAGGATGCTTCCTTGTTTTCAGAGTTAGCGCCCATTACCAACTGGCCACCACTTGTGAAATATTTGCCTTCGTAATCTTTAGGTTCCGATCCTTTCGGAGGCACCGGTACCGGAGCGAAAGCTGTTTTGAAATCGTGTGGATACTGCTCGGTATTGCCCGGGTCAGCGATTGTCCAGTTACCTGTCAGAATCATAGCTGCTTCCTCATTGAAAAATTCGGTGCGATAGTTCAGCTTTGCAGCGAGAACATCCGAGAAAGGTTTAGCTGATTTGTCCTCCGACTCCATACCCTTGCGAAGCTGGAAGAAGTATTTGTAGGTTGGATCGGACAGAATCGTTGTTCCGTCATCATACAGGAATGGATCTTTCATCATCGTTTGCGCCGGAGCGTTTGAATAAAGCTCCCAAGTATGGAAGTACGTACCGTAACGTTTGTCAATGCCTTCACCTTTATTCAGCTTCTTGGCATAT
Above is a window of Paenibacillus uliginis N3/975 DNA encoding:
- a CDS encoding ABC transporter substrate-binding protein is translated as MKQKVKQRLSVLLGMILAVSLVLTGCGKSGGSSSNDSSGANEGSAETGKQVTVKYYNWDNEAQSVGTDAMLQEFMDQNPDIKVEHVVLVPGDSVEMMKKLDFLISSGEAIDVVQIPSLGSVLERATRGALAPLNEFYEKENIVPEDEYFVNPKIDNNYYGMQYTKSFNYVMLNKDALDEVGLEVPKFGWTWDDYREYAKKLNKGEGIDKRYGTYFHTWELYSNAPAQTMMKDPFLYDDGTTILSDPTYKYFFQLRKGMESEDKSAKPFSDVLAAKLNYRTEFFNEEAAMILTGNWTIADPGNTEQYPHDFKTAFAPVPVPPKGSEPKDYEGKYFTSGGQLVMGANSENKEASFKLMRFMTTADSDNRPEFSGYKKANNEALLTKLVAGNEDMYDMDSLKYTLFDDAIQYLDAAQVMTTASSELTKVIEDGFSRYMLNNESIDDVQKWMVDEATKVINKKGVIK